A segment of the Sanyastnella coralliicola genome:
GTAGTGAATCCTGCTTATGCGGGAAGCGCTGATCTATTGACCATGAACGCCATGTATCGTGATCAGTGGGTTGACTTTGATGGAGCACCACGAACTCAAACCTTCTCCATGCATTCACCGCTCAAGCGTGAGAGCATCAGTGTGGGAGGTAGTGTGATCAATGACTCCCACGGAGTGATGCGTCAAACGATGGTCTTTGGAGACATCAGCTACCGCATCTTCTTTGACAAGAGTAAGCTCGCCTTTGGATTGAAGGCAGGAATCAATCTGTTACAGGCCAATCTTCAAGATTTGAACCCTGTGACTGATGGTGATCCGGCCTTTCAGGAAAACATCAACAACAAACCACTTCCAAACTTTGGCGCAGGAGTCATGTGGTATACTGACCGCACCTATGTGGGGGTCAGTGTACCGAAGTTGTTGGCGAACAAACTGATCGACGGAAGCCTTCCTGATTTCAATGCCAATACGGAAAGGCAACACTTCTTCTTGATTGCCGGAACCGTCATTGAAATCAACAATTACGTGCAATTCAAGCCTTCAGGTGCCTTGCGCGTTGTGAACGGAGCCCCGCCATCATTTGATGCAACGGCAAACTTCTTGTTGTATGAACGACTATGGATCGGTGCGATGTACCGATTCCAGGAATCAACAGGAATGTTGTTCCAATATGAAGTAAACAACCGACTGCGTGTGGGGTACTCGTACGATTATTCCTTGACTGATATTGGGAACTACTCATCGGGATCCCATGAGATCATGCTTGGTCTTGACCTCGGTAAAAACGCAGGAGCGGATGTTTCTCCGCGATTCTTTTAATTGCTATTCAGTTATTGCCATCTATCTATGAAGATCTTCAAATACATACCTATCCTCATGATCCTCGGACTGGCAGCTGTTCCGCTCCATTCGCATGCTCAGAAGTTCAAGCTGAAGCTAGCGGAGGAGAGTTACAACGCCTTCAACTTCCGAAAGGCAGCTGAGATCTATGAAGATATCATCGAGAAGAACCCTGATGACGCCTCATCTACTCGCCGTGCTGGGGAGTGTCGTATGCGCATCAATGATTTCGATGTGGCGGTACAACACTATCGCACACTTGACAGCCTGAAGGAGAGCACTCCTGAAGACCTCTTGAACTATGCCTATGTTCTGAAGGTAACCCAGCAATATGATGCCGCGGTGGTCGTATATGAATACTATATGGCCAACAACGAAGATGAATACCTCGTTGGCTACACCGACGTGGATTGGGCCAACCGTATTGTTCGAGACAGTTCGCGTTTCGAATTGACAGAGATGTCGATTAACAGTCCTCAAAGTGATTTTGCTCCCGCTTTCGCGGAAGAGGGAATCGTCTTTTCCAGCGCCCGAAAGCAAGGGAAAGGGAAGCGAAACATCTACTCTTGGACGGATCAGAGTTACTTGAATCTCTACGAAGCAAAAATCGATACTGATTCCACCTTGATGGATCCGAAGGTGATGAAGAATAAGGCGAATAGTCGTTTCCACGAGGGAACGATCACTTATGATCTTCAACAGAAAATCATCTACTTCACAAGAAATAACTACCTCAAAGGGAAACAAGACGATGACGGCGGACGATTGAACCTTGGTATCTACTACGCTAGCTATGCCGAAGGCAAGATCAAGAAGCTCAAGCCGTTCCCATTCAACGACCCAACATACTCTGTTGGACACCCCGTGATTTCTCCGGATGGCAAAGCGATGTACTTCGTCAGTGACCAACCAGGAGGTCAAGGAGGAACTGATATTTATGTCTCTTACCGAAACCTAGACTTCTGGTCTGAACCTGAAAACTTGGGCCCAAAAGTCAATACCCCAGGAAATGAGATGTTCCCGTTCATTGACGAACAAGGAACCTTCTACTTCGCTTCCGATTGGCACCCTGGTCTAGGTGGGCTCGACTTGTTCTACACGGAACTCGATGAGGAAAGCGTACCCGTGAAGAACTTCGGTTACCCAATTAACAGTAGCTATGATGACTTTGGTTTGATCACTTACCCTGATGGATTGAGAGGTTACCTCTCGAGTAATCGTCCGGGAGGAACTGGGGATGATGATATTTATGCCTTCAAGATCAATCCGGCAACCATGGTGCAGATCAGCGGACGTCTGCTCGATCAAGCCACCGGAAACCCGATTCCAAATGGTACCATTCTGTTGAAAGATCAGTTCAACCAGGAAGTTCTTGAGGTGGTTGCAAATACCGACGCAGAAGGGCGTTATCAATTCGACGTTCCGTTCGATGAAACCTATACCATTATGGGGGTGAAGAATGGCTACTTCCAAGCGGAGAAGAAAGTCAACAGTAGCGACAAATCTGGGTTCCTCGATAGAGTAGATCTAGAACTGACCGCCTATGATTACGCAGCAGAAGGACGCGTTCTGTACAGCGACACAGGGTTGCCTGCAGTTGGCGCCACCGTGACCTTGACAACGATCGAAGGCGAGGAGCTTCAGCAAATGTTGGCCGAAGACGACGGAAGCTACTTCTTCGGTCTAGACCCAGAAACGCAATACATGATAGAAGCGATCAAGGCTGGATATCCGCCTCAAAGCATCGAAGTAGATACGCGAGGAAAGCCGGCGACTGTGATCCATTCAGACCTCCGTCTCTTTAAGTATGAAGAGGGAACCGTAGTGCGACTTGACAATATCTACTACGACTACAACAAGTCTGAAATTCGTGATGATGCTCGTCGTGACCTTGACCGATTGGTTCAGATCATGAATGAAAATCCGAACATGAAAATTGAGTTGAGTTCCCACACAGATGCACGTGGTACTGACAGTTACAACCTTCGTCTATCAGACCGCAGGGCAAAGGCTGCAGTGAATTACCTCGTATCGAAAGGTATTGACAAGAAACGAATGACAGCCAAGGGCTACGGTGAAACGAAACTGCTCAACGATTGTGGAAACGACGTGGAGTGTACGGAACGTGAACATCAATTGAACCGACGAACAGAGTTCAAGATCCTTGACATATAATACTGCTTGCTCACACTAACATGACAAAAAAAGGACGCTTTGAGAGAGGCGTCCTTTTTTCTTGCTTAGTGATGTAATTCATAGTTTTTACTCTTCCGTAGGGAAAGAGAAGGCACCATAACCTTCGGTAGAGATTGTATGATTCATGTCTCGTTCGATCTCTACAACTTCCATATGTGTTTCGTTGCCATCTTCATCGACAACATCCATTTCCATAATCATTCCTTGAGGGTAACCCTCAGGGAGTGCGTTTTCTTGTTTCTTCTTGTCTTGTGAAGACATCGCCATCAATCCTTTATAGATCTGAAGGTCGTCTTCCTCATTCACCCAACAGTTGCCAGATGACTCTTCACTTTTGAAAACGTATTCATGACAAGTGTATCCAAGAATTGTTTTCGTGCGGCCCGTTTTTTTGAACTCACCCATGTCATATGACTCATCATCTTCTTCAGTAGTTGCATATGCCGCCGGATCATAATCCATAGACATCGCAAGTTTCTGACCTTCCATATCAGTCAAAATGATCATCTGGTTGCGCGCCACGTCAAAGATCATGGTAGAGTTGACGTCTTCCATTTTTGTCTTCATTGCGAATTCTCCGCTCTCGTCATTGACAAACATGGTAGAACGTACAGTCTGAGTCTCCTTCTTATCGGTGATTGTCATATCCATTTTAACCATGTGGTCAAATGAATAGCTCTCTTCCATATCGACCTTGCTGAAAAAGCCGCTGAATCCGCCTGAAGTCTCGTCTGAAGAAGAAGCTTTCTCATTTGAATCGGATGAGTCTGAGTCATCGTCTTTCTTCTTCTTCTTTGATTTGTCTTTCTTCTTAAATAGACCTTCGATGGCGTCAAGGCTCTTGTCGATCCCTTGATCTACCTTTTGGTCGATGCGGTTATTGGTTTTGTTTTTAGCACTCTCTTTCGAGCGGTCAACAATTTGAGATTCCGCGTTTAGCGAAAGAAGAAAAACAAGACAAATTGAGAATAGCGTGTGTAGGATAGCTTTCATGAGGTTGGTATTTAGGGCGAAGGTATGTTCAACCTTTGCGCTGCCCTTCCTTCATTGAGCAGTTGGTCACATCGAATGAGTAATTGGTCAACTTAACCGGCAAACAGTTGTAAAAGGCTGTCTTTTCGGCTTCGAGAAACGGGAACTTGAACATCGTTCTCCATGACCAGATAGCCACCGCTACCCTTGACATAGCGCGAAACGTAGTTCAAATTCACAATGTGCGAATGGTGCACACGGAAGAATCCGTGACCGCTCAACATCTCTTCGATTTCTTTCAGTGTGCGAGAAACAAGAATCTTCTTGCGCTCTTTGAAAAAGACCATCGTGTAATTCGACTGTGATTCACAATGCATGATTTCATCTGGTGAGACAAAGTCGAGTCCTTCAGATGAAGGAAGCGCAATCTTATTAAACCCGCTGTCTTCCAGTCGATTGAAAAGGATGTCAAGCTGAGCATTAGACAGGCGAGCTGAACCCAATTCTTGAAAACGGGCCACTGCGCGTTTCAGGTCATCGCTACTCACAGGCTTCAAGAGGTAATCGATGGCGCTGTATTGAAAAGCGCGCAAGGCGAACTCATCATAAGCTGTAGTGAAGATTACTCCAAACTTTGGATCTTCAATCGATTGCAAGAGTTCGAATCCATTCAATCGAGGCATTTCGATATCTAAGAATAAGATCTCCGCATCGCTATTGACCAATGCATCTCTCCCTTCGATTGGGTCATTGTATACTCCGATGATTTCGATGTCTGGAACATGGCGAGACATTTCATACTCTAGCGTTGCCGAGCAGTGTTTTTCATCGTCGATAATAATTGCTTTCATTACAAGTAATTAGTTGATAGGTATAAGCATTTTGATTCTAGTTCCGGCGGGAGAGCCATCTTCATGGTATAAGTCTTCTATAGAGAGTTGACGTTCTGCTTCGCTTCCGCCTTCCATACGCAATAGGCGGTTTCGCGTGATATCCATTCCCATGCTTTTCTCTCGGGAAACGGTTTTAGAACGCATTTCAGCCGCTTTCACACGGCCAATTCCATCGTCTTCAATAATGCACACTAAGTGGTCTCCTTCAATGGAGATATCAACCAATAATCGTCCGGCTGACTTCTTGTGAAGAAGTCCGTGCCAGATGGCATTCTCAACAAACGGTTGAATAATCATTGGTGGTACCTCGATGAATTCTGTCTGCACGCCTTGAGCCACTTGAAGGTCAAACTCAAATTGCTGATCGAAGCGCAGTGACTCCAGGTCAACGTAGAGGTCGAGTGCTTCCAGTTCTCCTGAAAGCGGAATCAATTCTGATTTACTGTTCGTCAAAATCAGACGAATCAAGCGGCTGAATTTCGTGAGGTAGTCGCTTGCTTGATCGGTTTCCTTATTGATAATGAAGAACTTGATGCTATTCAAGCAGTTGAACAAGAAGTGCGGGTTCATCTGTGCTCGTAGGGCAGACATCTCTACTTCTACCAGCTTTTGTTGGTACTGAGCACGTACTCGTTCTTCCTTCTTCACACGACGCAAACGAGCCGTATAAATGATGTAGCTGAGGGATACGATCACCAAAAACACCAGAATTGCGAACCATGAGGTTCTGTAGTAAGGGAGTTTGACGTCGATTTGAATCCGGTATGGGGTTTCCATCATCTCCCCTCGCTCATTCGAGGCGTTTACTTCGAGTGACATCCCTCCTTCCGGAAAGCTGTAAAAACTCAACGTAGGATCGGCGAGATAGCTCCATGGTTCATCAGGACTTTGACGGAAGTAATATTGGTAACTCTCGGGCTTTACAAAGCCAATGGCTTGGAACGTCAAATCAACACGAGAATCATAATCTACTTCCAGACTTACAAAGTCTGCTCCGGGCTGCTTTGAACCATCGATTACACACTCGGCAACAATCAGTTTCTCTGGCGTGGGTTGGGGTTTTAGGTCGTCAGGGTGGAAGTAACAGATTCCTAGCCCTGCGCCCACAACGATTTCTCCCGATGAGAGTGCGGTGATTTCCTTACGTATCAAGTCTGTAGCGACTAGCCCATCGAGCGCATTGTATACAGATAGTGGGTCTTCTTTACTGATATCAAGACTGAACATTCCTGCAGCAGTGAGTCCCCACACGCGGCCTTCAGTGTCGACTTCCATTTCAGCTACGCGCATATTTGGGAGTCCATCCTTTCGGCTATATCGAGTCAATTCGTTGGTAACAACATTATATGTGTAGAGCCCCTTCTCCATAGCCCCAAACACTACTAAGTCTCCCGTGACCACAAGTGACTCAAGGTTGAGTGCTCCCAATCGTTCATACTCCTCTGATATTTCACTGAGATGGGTGATTACACCATCTCGAAACCGGTAAACGCCTTTACTAGCACCAATCCACACGTCGCCATTGTTCGCGATATCTAATTCGTAGACTAAATTGTTCAACCCGTCAATCCTGGTGGTATCAATAGTATAATGCTCATAGCTTTCAGTTTGAGTGTGATACACCCCTACGATATTATCGTCAGTTCCAAACCAACAATCATTTCCAGAAGTCATGAGGGTGTTTACACTTGGCGGCATCCCCGTCAAATTCAAATCACCGTAAAGATCTACCACCGGAAAAGCTTTGTCTGTGAGGATGTCAATCTCATAAAGTCGTCCACGATATTGCGTGAAGACATGACCATTACTTGTTGCTCGGATGGTATTACCGGAGATTCCTTTGTCTACAATCTCATCATATCCAGTAATTCCTAGGATCTCTTTTGTTTCAGCATCCAATACATAGAAGCCATTACTCGAAGTTGATGTGACAATCCATTTATCTCCTACGTTTTGCACCTGTTGATAGGCAAAGAGCCGAGGATTTCCAGAACCTTCCATCCATCCGATATACTTGTACTTCATTTGATACACGTATGGACTTTTTAAGCTCAACCCTTCAGCCATGGCTATCCAAACCAATCCGCGAGAATCAATCAATAGGTCTCTCGAGCTGATATGGAAAATGGAATTCGCTCGAGAAGCATCGTGCTTGTAAAAGGCGAATGTGGAATCTGCCATATTCAATAACCCGAAGCCTTTATCTGCTGTATTGACCCAATAATTACCTTCACCGTCAGGTGTGAATTTTCTGATGGCATTTCGGTTTGAGTCCCGTTGATTATTTGGGTCATAAGTAAGTTCCGATTTAAACTCTCTTGTGTCAGGATCGAAAAAGACAATACCGCTTCCCCACGTAGCAATCCACATTTGATCGCCAATCCATTCCATTTGCTGATAGTAGTTTCTGCGCTTAGTGTACCTCACAGGGTCTTCAATCATCTCGACCTCTCTTGATTGGAGATCAAGCAGCATGAAGTCCCTTCCTGTGGCCCAAATTTTATCTGGGTCTGATTTATCTCGCAGTAGAGCCGTACACTTAGGAACATCTGCGAAAACCGGAGTCTGTTCCATTGTCTGGGTTGAAAGCAAAGTCAATCCACCCAAATAAGGCGATTGTTGTTGATAGGCAATTAGAAACTCATCGCCGTCTAACGGAAGAATATCATGGACATACTTGAAAGCGAATTCTGATCTTTCCTCTGTTAATTTGAATTCTTGAAATTGCTCAGTTGCCGGATCATAAAGACAGATCCCACCTCGTTTTGTGCCCACCAACATTCGGTTATCCGGAAGCACGTGGATGATCGTTATGTAGTTTCCGACCACTGCGCCTTGGCCATCATCCTTTAGGAATTGCCGGAAGTTTATTCCGTCAAATCGATTCAATCCTTCTTCGGTTCCGATCCAAATAAAGCCCGTGCTATCCTCAGCCAAACATGTAGTGTTCGATGAAGTAAGTCCGCTTTCGAAAGTGTAATTCACAAACGACCCGTCGAGTTGCTGCGCAAGCAACCCCCAGGAAACAAGAGTGAACACTACCGTCAGTACAGACCATCTCATATTCGAATATACCACTTGCATTGGCTCCTTATAACCGCCATTGAGTAGTTGGTGTATTCCAACGTGTAACTTGCACCGTTCTGAAGCCTGCATCCAGCCTGTGTTTCGGAAGACGGTGTGATTTTCTCCGGTTTTTGCTCTGAACCAAAAAACCGTTCCCTTGGATATTTTGACCGTTTACTGGAAAATCGAACCGCTCCCAAACCCAAGAATCTTGAGCGTACTTCCAACGTATCTTGAAGTAAGCTATTGAAGCTTAGTTGTTTTCGAAATATTGAATTTAATACCTGTGTGTCATGAAGAAATACGATCATCAAATTGGGATGTCTGGCGTACAAAAGATCTGGATCTTCAGTGACCTTTGATCAACGTCAGATTCTATCCTAACTCTCTCCAAAAAAGCCTGCGATTGTGGGCTTTTTTCGTTTTAGAAAGTGGCGCGCACCTGCACACTTCCGACATGGACCGCCGGTGTATCGGCGGCTGTTCTACCATTATAGAGCAAGTTGAGCTGCAACGTTCGAGAAATAGACCGTTGTATGCTCATTTGCCATGTCGCATTTCGCCCGGGTTGAAGTCCTTCCAAGAGTTCAAATGCCAACGTATTATTCGCAGTGCCATCAAACGCGATGTCTAGCCAGTTGAATCGAGCTTCGAACAATCCCTTTCCTGGATCTGAAAAACGTGCTGCCAAACCAATGTCAGCGATGCGGCTGCTTTCCCCGGTGCCTTCTTGTTCATT
Coding sequences within it:
- a CDS encoding PorP/SprF family type IX secretion system membrane protein, with product MNMTMKALKYTLVFAIAAFSFGKVSAQQDPMYTQYMYNMLVVNPAYAGSADLLTMNAMYRDQWVDFDGAPRTQTFSMHSPLKRESISVGGSVINDSHGVMRQTMVFGDISYRIFFDKSKLAFGLKAGINLLQANLQDLNPVTDGDPAFQENINNKPLPNFGAGVMWYTDRTYVGVSVPKLLANKLIDGSLPDFNANTERQHFFLIAGTVIEINNYVQFKPSGALRVVNGAPPSFDATANFLLYERLWIGAMYRFQESTGMLFQYEVNNRLRVGYSYDYSLTDIGNYSSGSHEIMLGLDLGKNAGADVSPRFF
- a CDS encoding OmpA family protein; the encoded protein is MKIFKYIPILMILGLAAVPLHSHAQKFKLKLAEESYNAFNFRKAAEIYEDIIEKNPDDASSTRRAGECRMRINDFDVAVQHYRTLDSLKESTPEDLLNYAYVLKVTQQYDAAVVVYEYYMANNEDEYLVGYTDVDWANRIVRDSSRFELTEMSINSPQSDFAPAFAEEGIVFSSARKQGKGKRNIYSWTDQSYLNLYEAKIDTDSTLMDPKVMKNKANSRFHEGTITYDLQQKIIYFTRNNYLKGKQDDDGGRLNLGIYYASYAEGKIKKLKPFPFNDPTYSVGHPVISPDGKAMYFVSDQPGGQGGTDIYVSYRNLDFWSEPENLGPKVNTPGNEMFPFIDEQGTFYFASDWHPGLGGLDLFYTELDEESVPVKNFGYPINSSYDDFGLITYPDGLRGYLSSNRPGGTGDDDIYAFKINPATMVQISGRLLDQATGNPIPNGTILLKDQFNQEVLEVVANTDAEGRYQFDVPFDETYTIMGVKNGYFQAEKKVNSSDKSGFLDRVDLELTAYDYAAEGRVLYSDTGLPAVGATVTLTTIEGEELQQMLAEDDGSYFFGLDPETQYMIEAIKAGYPPQSIEVDTRGKPATVIHSDLRLFKYEEGTVVRLDNIYYDYNKSEIRDDARRDLDRLVQIMNENPNMKIELSSHTDARGTDSYNLRLSDRRAKAAVNYLVSKGIDKKRMTAKGYGETKLLNDCGNDVECTEREHQLNRRTEFKILDI
- a CDS encoding DUF4412 domain-containing protein, whose translation is MKAILHTLFSICLVFLLSLNAESQIVDRSKESAKNKTNNRIDQKVDQGIDKSLDAIEGLFKKKDKSKKKKKDDDSDSSDSNEKASSSDETSGGFSGFFSKVDMEESYSFDHMVKMDMTITDKKETQTVRSTMFVNDESGEFAMKTKMEDVNSTMIFDVARNQMIILTDMEGQKLAMSMDYDPAAYATTEEDDESYDMGEFKKTGRTKTILGYTCHEYVFKSEESSGNCWVNEEDDLQIYKGLMAMSSQDKKKQENALPEGYPQGMIMEMDVVDEDGNETHMEVVEIERDMNHTISTEGYGAFSFPTEE
- a CDS encoding LytR/AlgR family response regulator transcription factor, which codes for MKAIIIDDEKHCSATLEYEMSRHVPDIEIIGVYNDPIEGRDALVNSDAEILFLDIEMPRLNGFELLQSIEDPKFGVIFTTAYDEFALRAFQYSAIDYLLKPVSSDDLKRAVARFQELGSARLSNAQLDILFNRLEDSGFNKIALPSSEGLDFVSPDEIMHCESQSNYTMVFFKERKKILVSRTLKEIEEMLSGHGFFRVHHSHIVNLNYVSRYVKGSGGYLVMENDVQVPVSRSRKDSLLQLFAG
- a CDS encoding sensor histidine kinase, whose translation is MRWSVLTVVFTLVSWGLLAQQLDGSFVNYTFESGLTSSNTTCLAEDSTGFIWIGTEEGLNRFDGINFRQFLKDDGQGAVVGNYITIIHVLPDNRMLVGTKRGGICLYDPATEQFQEFKLTEERSEFAFKYVHDILPLDGDEFLIAYQQQSPYLGGLTLLSTQTMEQTPVFADVPKCTALLRDKSDPDKIWATGRDFMLLDLQSREVEMIEDPVRYTKRRNYYQQMEWIGDQMWIATWGSGIVFFDPDTREFKSELTYDPNNQRDSNRNAIRKFTPDGEGNYWVNTADKGFGLLNMADSTFAFYKHDASRANSIFHISSRDLLIDSRGLVWIAMAEGLSLKSPYVYQMKYKYIGWMEGSGNPRLFAYQQVQNVGDKWIVTSTSSNGFYVLDAETKEILGITGYDEIVDKGISGNTIRATSNGHVFTQYRGRLYEIDILTDKAFPVVDLYGDLNLTGMPPSVNTLMTSGNDCWFGTDDNIVGVYHTQTESYEHYTIDTTRIDGLNNLVYELDIANNGDVWIGASKGVYRFRDGVITHLSEISEEYERLGALNLESLVVTGDLVVFGAMEKGLYTYNVVTNELTRYSRKDGLPNMRVAEMEVDTEGRVWGLTAAGMFSLDISKEDPLSVYNALDGLVATDLIRKEITALSSGEIVVGAGLGICYFHPDDLKPQPTPEKLIVAECVIDGSKQPGADFVSLEVDYDSRVDLTFQAIGFVKPESYQYYFRQSPDEPWSYLADPTLSFYSFPEGGMSLEVNASNERGEMMETPYRIQIDVKLPYYRTSWFAILVFLVIVSLSYIIYTARLRRVKKEERVRAQYQQKLVEVEMSALRAQMNPHFLFNCLNSIKFFIINKETDQASDYLTKFSRLIRLILTNSKSELIPLSGELEALDLYVDLESLRFDQQFEFDLQVAQGVQTEFIEVPPMIIQPFVENAIWHGLLHKKSAGRLLVDISIEGDHLVCIIEDDGIGRVKAAEMRSKTVSREKSMGMDITRNRLLRMEGGSEAERQLSIEDLYHEDGSPAGTRIKMLIPIN